GCAGGATACAACCACGCAGGAAGACTCCAGTACGAACGCGCACAGCCCTGTGCACTGAGGCATAGTCGCTGGTCATATCGCCGGAAGAAACCTGCTCCCGGGAGCCCGGTACTGTGCCGGCCAAGGTGCAGGACTTGGCTGGAGATGAAGACGACATTGTCAACCCCGCTCGTTTCTTGGAAATGCGGGTGGTATCTCGCCCATGGTGGGGGCATATCCTGTTGCCTATACACTTCGCCCACCTGGAGCCACCCGAAAAGGACATGCAGATGTGGCGCACCAGGAACGTAGCGGTAACTGCCGTACTCAACCTCCACACGTCGGAACCATCCGAAGAAAAGAAAGATGTCACCGGGGGAAATCCCGTGCCGGCTCAGGTGTCTCGCCGGAGCGCCCCTCTGGCCGAATACCGGCCTCCATCCGCGCATCCTTGGCAACATGTCTTCACGCAGGTCAGGATCAAGGTGGCAGGTGTCGCTGCGCCGGATCCTCCCTTTGCTGAGGTCTTCGACCACCTTACCGAGGGAATGACCCTCAACGGCAAGGTCCTGGTATGCTGTGCGAGAAGGCCTGGGGATGGGCAGGGAGAACATCGTCCCATCTGGCATGATGGGACTCGGTATGCCGCCCGCCGAGGAATCAAATCCTTTGCGGCTGAAGATGATTTTCATCAGAAGCACGCAAGAGTGTCCATCTTTGTGAGTGGCGACCACGTTCGGCGAGCTCGCCGACCACCCTTTGAGCCGCCCTGTTGGCCCACTCTGTCTTCCTGCCCGCCGTTCAGTTTATCAAGCACATGCAATGCTGTTCGCCGCATTACATCACTCAGTGCACCTCTTTGCACGGTTGCTGCCCACACCGTCCGTTGAGGATGTCAACATTGGGTGGAAGATCATTTGCCCGGCCTCCAGCATGGGAAATGGTAGCCATATGACTTCACCAGTGCTACACGACCATTACAGGGCAATGACACCATAGCCACGCTGCTCGGCACATGGTTGCCAGAGAGTTCGTCGAAGGCCCAGCTCGCATGCCTGTGAAGGGTAAGGACAACCAGGCAAAGTTGCGCCTTGGCAAAATCGAGTCTACACCAGATGAGGACTCATCCCGTCGGATGTCACTGCGACCCGAGCACCTTCGTGCACTGCAAATCTGTGCCGATCTGGAGTGGCTTCCACCGCTTTTTTCAACGATGGCTGCAGGTAGGGGTCGCCAAAACCTGCAACAGTAGTCGGCTGATTTGCTTGTCGCGCACCCCCCGGTAGCATCACTGCAAGAAGGACAAGCTTGATCGATCGTCCTTCGTTCTGTTCCCTTGACACAATGGCGAGGACGCTGGAGTCTCTTCAGCGGTTCCTCTCGGTTATCGCCCGAGCCAGAAAGTCGTCCATGATCTTATGTAGAGTTGCGGGATCGTCAAGCTGGACGAAATGACGGGCACCTGGCACTTCTTGCATCTCCACCTTAGGGATGGTCTCGACTTGCTTCCGCGCTGCGGCCAGGTACGCCTCCCGCCACACGGGTGGGACGGCGGCTGTTCCAACCACAAGGAGGACAGGCGCAGTGATTTTCTGCACCTCCTGCCTAATGTCCGTGGTGTAGAGCTCGTACATGAACTGTGCCGTTGTCTGGGGGTCTGATTGAGCCGCCACCGGCGCCAACCACGCCAGGGGAGTCGGAGACCTGCACACGCAACTGGGCGTCACTCTGTTGCCGGAAACTCTCCGGAGTCGCAGCGCTGATGGAGCGCCGCATCGCCTCCGCGCGGGGCGTCCACACGTCCGGGGTGGCGCCGGGGTCGAACAGGGCAGGAAGATACGTCGCTCCTTCCACGGAGACCACTGCGGCAACGCGATCCGGAGCCGCAGCAGCAACTCGGTAGGCGATAAACCCGCCCAAACTGTGTCCCACAACAATGACGCGTCTAAGCTTGTGGCTGTCGATGTAGTGGATCAAATCATCGCGCACACGCGTGGTCGAAGGTTCCGGGATGGGCGGGATCCCTGCGAAGCCCGCGAGCGTCACTACGTGCAGGGTATAGCGGTCCTTGTAGTGCTCCACC
The nucleotide sequence above comes from candidate division KSB1 bacterium. Encoded proteins:
- a CDS encoding alpha/beta hydrolase codes for the protein MYELYTTDIRQEVQKITAPVLLVVGTAAVPPVWREAYLAAARKQVETIPKVEMQEVPGARHFVQLDDPATLHKIMDDFLARAITERNR
- a CDS encoding alpha/beta hydrolase, with product MRFLITLGSLLLVAVIPSCAQEFEQRSFVVEVQGSGPPMILVPGLTSPGQVWARTVEHYKDRYTLHVVTLAGFAGIPPIPEPSTTRVRDDLIHYIDSHKLRRVIVVGHSLGGFIAYRVAAAAPDRVAAVVSVEGATYLPALFDPGATPDVWTPRAEAMRRSISAATPESFRQQSDAQLRVQVSDSPGVVGAGGGSIRPPDNGTVHVRALHHGH